A section of the Anaerohalosphaeraceae bacterium genome encodes:
- the rplT gene encoding 50S ribosomal protein L20, translating to MPRVRRGAARRQAKKRIFQVVKGHRGPDGKLLRLAKEAAVRANVNARIGRKQKKRTYRGLWIIRLSAACRQRGISYSHFINGCKKAGIGLNRKMLSELAIADPAAFDQIVEKAKAAL from the coding sequence ATGCCGAGAGTACGTCGAGGCGCTGCACGGCGCCAAGCCAAAAAGAGGATTTTTCAGGTTGTTAAGGGGCATCGCGGTCCGGACGGCAAGCTGCTGCGTCTGGCCAAAGAAGCCGCTGTTCGGGCCAACGTCAACGCCCGAATCGGAAGAAAGCAGAAAAAGAGGACCTACCGGGGCCTGTGGATTATCCGCCTCAGTGCCGCCTGCCGGCAGCGCGGAATCAGCTACAGCCATTTCATCAACGGCTGCAAGAAGGCCGGAATCGGTCTGAACCGCAAAATGCTCAGCGAGCTGGCCATTGCCGACCCGGCCGCTTTTGACCAGATTGTGGAAAAAGCCAAAGCCGCCCTGTAG
- the thrS gene encoding threonine--tRNA ligase, with the protein MAKLTLPDGKVLTAVDGIRAEQAVEQIGPGLAKAALAVKINGKLADLSTPLQGDVSFEVVTARQPEGLEVLRHSCAHIMAEAICRIWPKTKLVYGPTVADGFYYDIDLDEPIRPEDFEKIEEEMRRIIQSNQPFIRIEMSRQEALQKMAHDPYKLDNIQRASGDVISFYRHGESHFEDLCRGPHIPRTGCIDPQAFKIMSVAGAYWHGDASQKMLQRVYGTVWPTKKELDAYLERLEEAKKRDHRLIGKQMELFSFHEEGPGFAFLHPKGMIIWNEIIDFWRQVHRKYKYVEVKTPIILNESLWHRSGHWDHYKENMYFTSVDGVNYAIKPMNCPGGLLIYNSKKHSYREFPMRVAELGLVHRYEASGQMHGLVRVRQFTQDDAHIFCTPEQIEGEIIGVINLVQEIYSTFGFEDYHIELSTKPEKHIGSDEIWELATNALAGALKHKGLAFQINEGDGAFYGPKIDFHINDCLGRSWQLGTIQLDFSMPQRFNLVYSDRDNTEKTPVMIHRAILGSLERFLGILIEHYGGHFPVWLAPEQVRVLSISEKTNAYADQLQRRLEEAGIRCTSDLTDDKIGAKIARAHSDRIPYMAVVGPKEAETGTLTVRLRQSKESCSMGVEAFLTGVQEKIRSRSLTLTL; encoded by the coding sequence CGCTCCCGGATGGGAAAGTTCTGACTGCGGTCGACGGAATACGAGCCGAACAGGCGGTTGAACAAATTGGGCCGGGGCTGGCCAAAGCAGCCTTGGCTGTAAAAATAAACGGAAAACTTGCCGACTTGTCCACCCCTTTGCAGGGAGATGTTTCCTTTGAAGTCGTGACGGCCCGCCAGCCGGAAGGACTGGAGGTGTTGCGGCACAGCTGCGCGCATATTATGGCAGAGGCAATCTGCCGGATTTGGCCGAAGACCAAACTGGTTTACGGGCCGACGGTTGCCGACGGGTTTTATTACGACATTGACCTGGATGAGCCGATTCGTCCGGAGGACTTTGAGAAAATCGAAGAGGAGATGCGGAGAATCATCCAATCCAACCAGCCCTTCATTCGGATTGAGATGAGTCGGCAGGAGGCCCTGCAAAAAATGGCCCATGACCCGTATAAACTGGACAACATCCAGCGGGCCAGCGGGGATGTTATCAGTTTTTACCGCCACGGTGAGAGCCATTTCGAAGACCTTTGCCGGGGACCGCATATTCCGAGAACCGGCTGCATCGACCCGCAGGCCTTTAAGATTATGAGTGTGGCCGGCGCCTATTGGCACGGGGATGCCAGCCAGAAGATGCTGCAGCGTGTTTATGGAACAGTCTGGCCGACGAAAAAGGAGCTGGATGCCTATCTGGAACGGCTTGAAGAGGCCAAAAAGCGGGATCATCGGCTTATCGGAAAGCAGATGGAACTGTTCAGCTTCCACGAAGAGGGGCCGGGTTTTGCTTTTCTGCATCCGAAGGGGATGATTATCTGGAACGAAATCATTGACTTCTGGCGGCAGGTGCACCGCAAGTATAAATACGTGGAGGTGAAGACGCCGATTATTCTCAACGAGTCGCTCTGGCACCGCAGCGGGCACTGGGACCATTATAAGGAGAATATGTATTTTACATCGGTGGACGGAGTCAATTACGCCATCAAGCCGATGAATTGTCCGGGCGGACTTCTGATTTACAATTCCAAGAAGCATTCCTATCGGGAGTTTCCGATGCGGGTGGCGGAATTGGGGCTGGTTCACCGCTATGAGGCCAGCGGGCAGATGCACGGGCTGGTGCGGGTGCGGCAGTTTACGCAGGATGATGCCCATATTTTCTGTACGCCCGAACAGATTGAAGGCGAAATTATCGGAGTGATTAATCTGGTTCAGGAGATTTACTCGACCTTCGGGTTTGAGGACTATCATATTGAATTGTCCACCAAACCGGAAAAGCATATCGGTTCCGATGAAATCTGGGAGCTGGCAACGAATGCGCTGGCCGGAGCCCTGAAACACAAAGGGCTGGCCTTTCAGATAAACGAAGGCGACGGAGCGTTTTACGGGCCGAAGATTGATTTCCATATCAATGACTGTCTGGGGCGGTCCTGGCAGCTGGGGACGATTCAGCTGGATTTTTCGATGCCGCAGCGGTTCAACTTGGTCTATTCCGACCGGGACAATACCGAGAAAACGCCTGTGATGATTCATCGGGCGATTTTGGGGTCGCTGGAGCGGTTTTTGGGGATTCTGATTGAGCATTACGGCGGGCATTTTCCGGTCTGGCTGGCTCCGGAACAGGTGCGGGTTTTGTCGATCAGCGAAAAAACGAATGCCTATGCCGACCAGCTGCAGCGGCGGCTGGAGGAGGCGGGGATTCGCTGCACCTCGGACCTGACGGATGACAAGATTGGCGCCAAGATCGCCCGGGCTCATTCGGACCGGATTCCGTATATGGCGGTTGTCGGTCCCAAAGAGGCGGAGACGGGCACACTGACCGTCCGGCTTCGCCAGTCGAAAGAAAGCTGTTCGATGGGCGTGGAAGCATTTCTGACCGGTGTGCAGGAAAAAATCCGCAGTCGGTCTTTGACGCTGACGTTATGA
- the infC gene encoding translation initiation factor IF-3: MKRFHTLFGKECAITKELNYRINERIRVSPVRLIDENNQQVGIVSIEEARNRAMEAGLDLVEVSPTSNPPVCRIMDYGKFLYQQKRKAKESQKKQHVVTLKEIRIRPKIDDHDRQIKLAQAVKFFEKGHKVQFTMPFRGREMAHVDQGYQMMDEIVQALQEVAKIERPAQMLGKRITMVLVPAKGS, from the coding sequence CTGAAACGATTTCACACACTTTTTGGAAAGGAATGCGCTATCACTAAAGAACTGAATTATCGGATTAATGAGCGGATTCGGGTCAGCCCCGTTCGGCTGATTGACGAGAACAACCAGCAGGTCGGGATTGTGTCCATTGAGGAGGCCCGAAACCGGGCAATGGAAGCAGGGCTGGATTTGGTGGAGGTGTCGCCGACGTCGAATCCGCCGGTTTGCCGGATTATGGATTACGGCAAATTTTTGTACCAGCAGAAGCGGAAGGCCAAGGAAAGCCAGAAAAAACAGCACGTCGTTACGCTCAAGGAGATTCGGATTCGTCCGAAAATCGACGACCATGACCGCCAGATTAAGCTGGCGCAGGCCGTCAAGTTCTTCGAAAAGGGGCATAAAGTGCAGTTTACGATGCCGTTTCGAGGGCGGGAAATGGCCCATGTGGATCAGGGCTACCAAATGATGGACGAAATTGTTCAGGCCCTTCAGGAGGTGGCCAAGATTGAGCGTCCGGCTCAGATGCTGGGCAAACGGATTACCATGGTTCTGGTGCCCGCCAAGGGCAGTTAG
- the rpmI gene encoding 50S ribosomal protein L35 — protein sequence MPKLKTHKGLAKRVKITGTGKVKRKRCGGGHLLSDKSAKRRRRFGSPTLVKGVRAKKIRVLLGQ from the coding sequence ATGCCGAAACTAAAAACCCATAAAGGACTTGCCAAGCGGGTCAAGATAACCGGCACCGGAAAGGTGAAGCGCAAACGCTGCGGCGGCGGGCACTTGCTCAGCGACAAGAGCGCTAAGCGTCGTCGGCGTTTCGGTTCGCCCACTCTGGTTAAAGGCGTTCGCGCCAAGAAAATCCGGGTCCTGCTCGGGCAGTAA